In Hwangdonia lutea, a single window of DNA contains:
- a CDS encoding DUF6588 family protein — protein MKKLTLLMLFCIATITSKAQNDLDALLAAGVKNAERFANDYLMSGTDGLMHSMNAGWFNTADAKPLGGFEISIIANAATIQNEHKSFLMNIADYNSDPDQDFVVSFADASTSKSVATALGENEPDIDIVVTYNDPILGPQQETITLPSGIGSDTANLLPTAFIQGAIGLSKGIELKARFVPKINTEDVDISMYGAGLQMEFTKWLPADKLLPVAISGLVAYTHLDGTYDITGSSGISGSNQRIENDTNTWLLQLIASTKLPVINFYGGLGYIKGKSESDLLGTYTVSNGPLFSQTITDPFSVSSEVSSVRGTIGTKLKIGFFRLNAEYHLSEFNAFSVGVNFGFR, from the coding sequence ATGAAAAAATTAACTCTATTGATGTTGTTTTGTATAGCAACAATTACTTCAAAAGCTCAAAATGATTTAGATGCACTTCTGGCCGCAGGTGTAAAAAATGCAGAACGTTTTGCAAATGATTATTTAATGTCGGGAACCGATGGCTTAATGCACAGCATGAATGCCGGTTGGTTTAATACGGCAGACGCTAAACCACTTGGAGGTTTTGAAATTTCAATAATAGCCAATGCTGCAACCATACAAAATGAGCACAAATCATTTTTAATGAATATTGCAGATTACAATAGCGACCCAGATCAAGATTTTGTGGTGTCGTTTGCCGATGCTTCAACATCAAAATCTGTAGCAACTGCTTTAGGGGAAAATGAACCGGATATTGATATCGTAGTTACTTATAACGATCCTATTTTAGGTCCTCAACAAGAAACCATAACCTTGCCAAGTGGCATTGGTTCGGATACGGCAAACTTACTGCCAACAGCGTTTATTCAAGGTGCTATTGGGCTAAGCAAAGGTATTGAATTAAAAGCGCGTTTTGTGCCTAAAATCAATACCGAAGATGTAGATATTAGCATGTATGGTGCGGGATTACAAATGGAATTTACCAAATGGTTGCCTGCCGATAAATTGTTGCCGGTAGCTATTTCAGGATTGGTGGCTTACACCCATTTGGATGGCACTTACGATATTACAGGATCTTCAGGAATTAGTGGTAGTAATCAACGTATAGAGAATGATACCAATACCTGGTTATTACAATTAATCGCATCAACCAAATTGCCGGTAATCAATTTTTATGGTGGTTTAGGATATATTAAAGGGAAGTCGGAATCAGATTTATTAGGGACTTATACCGTATCAAACGGACCATTATTTTCTCAAACCATTACCGATCCTTTTTCGGTATCAAGCGAAGTGTCATCTGTAAGAGGCACTATTGGTACAAAATTAAAAATCGGTTTTTTCAGATTAAATGCTGAGTACCATTTATCCGAGTTTAATGCATTTTCAGTAGGCGTGAATTTCGGATTTAGATAA
- the mdh gene encoding malate dehydrogenase, producing the protein MKVTVVGAGAVGASCAEYIAIKNFASEVVLLDIKEGYAEGKAMDLMQCASLNGFDTKITGITNDYSKTANSDICVITSGIPRKPGMTREELIGINAGIVKSVSSSLIEHSPNTIIIVVSNPMDTMTYLVHKTTDLPKNRIIGMGGALDSARFKYRLAEALGAPISDVDGMVIGGHSDTGMVPLTSHATRNSVKVSEFLSDDRLNQVKEDTKVGGATLTKLLGTSAWYAPGAAVSGLVQAIACDQKKMFPCSTLLEGEYGLSDLCIGVPVILGENGIEKIVDIPLSDAEKTHMQQSAEGVKKTNGLLEL; encoded by the coding sequence ATGAAAGTTACAGTAGTTGGAGCAGGGGCAGTAGGAGCTAGTTGCGCAGAGTATATTGCGATTAAAAACTTTGCTTCCGAGGTTGTATTATTAGACATTAAAGAAGGCTATGCCGAAGGTAAAGCCATGGATTTAATGCAATGTGCATCTTTAAACGGGTTCGATACCAAAATTACAGGCATCACAAACGATTATAGCAAAACCGCTAATAGCGATATTTGTGTTATTACCTCGGGTATTCCGCGTAAGCCAGGAATGACTCGCGAAGAATTAATTGGTATTAATGCCGGTATTGTAAAATCGGTGTCATCGAGTTTAATCGAGCATTCTCCAAACACCATTATTATTGTGGTGAGTAACCCCATGGATACGATGACGTATTTGGTTCATAAAACAACAGATTTACCTAAAAACAGAATTATTGGTATGGGCGGCGCTTTAGATTCTGCACGTTTTAAATACAGACTAGCTGAAGCCTTAGGAGCTCCAATTAGCGATGTAGATGGGATGGTAATTGGCGGACATAGCGACACGGGTATGGTGCCATTAACATCGCACGCCACACGAAATAGTGTTAAGGTATCTGAGTTTTTATCTGACGACCGATTAAATCAAGTAAAAGAAGATACTAAAGTTGGTGGTGCCACATTAACCAAATTGTTAGGTACTTCGGCTTGGTATGCGCCAGGTGCAGCGGTTTCAGGATTGGTTCAAGCCATTGCTTGCGACCAAAAGAAAATGTTCCCTTGTTCAACTTTATTGGAAGGTGAATACGGTTTAAGCGATTTATGTATTGGCGTGCCTGTGATTTTAGGTGAAAACGGTATCGAAAAAATAGTTGATATTCCGTTGAGCGATGCTGAAAAAACACACATGCAACAAAGTGCCGAAGGCGTTAAAAAAACAAATGGTTTACTTGAATTGTAA